One window of the Pseudokineococcus lusitanus genome contains the following:
- a CDS encoding sulfite exporter TauE/SafE family protein, with the protein MLGDLTGWQVVLLALAALWAGAVNAVVGSGTLITFPTLVAMGVPPVSATMSNAVGLVAGGVSGTWGYRRELRGQGARAARLIPMSVLGALLGSFLLLHLPASAFETVVPVLVVLAIVLVLLQPRLQAATRRRLERKVAAGATPGAPGTLDSPSAPPAGGRGAQVLLLVLTFVIGVYGGYFTAAQGVLLVGAFGAVLVESLQRINAMKNLLSLVVNVVAAVSYTLVGFDRVLWEAVLVIAVGSLLGGLLGAAVGRRLPPVVLRATIVVLGLVALVFLVLP; encoded by the coding sequence CTGCTCGGCGACCTCACCGGCTGGCAGGTCGTCCTCCTCGCGCTGGCCGCGCTGTGGGCGGGCGCCGTCAACGCCGTGGTCGGCTCGGGGACCCTCATCACCTTCCCCACGCTCGTGGCGATGGGCGTGCCGCCCGTCTCCGCGACGATGTCCAACGCCGTCGGCCTCGTCGCGGGCGGCGTGTCGGGGACGTGGGGGTACCGCCGCGAGCTGCGCGGCCAGGGCGCCCGTGCCGCCCGGCTCATCCCGATGTCGGTGCTCGGCGCCCTCCTGGGGTCCTTCCTCCTGCTGCACCTGCCGGCCAGCGCGTTCGAGACGGTCGTGCCGGTCCTCGTGGTCCTGGCCATCGTCCTCGTCCTCCTCCAGCCGCGGCTCCAGGCGGCCACCCGCCGTCGCCTCGAACGGAAGGTCGCGGCCGGCGCCACCCCGGGCGCGCCCGGGACGTTGGACAGCCCCTCCGCCCCGCCGGCGGGCGGTCGCGGGGCGCAGGTCCTGCTGCTCGTCCTCACCTTCGTCATCGGCGTCTACGGCGGGTACTTCACGGCGGCGCAGGGCGTCCTGCTCGTCGGCGCCTTCGGGGCGGTCCTCGTCGAGAGCCTGCAGCGCATCAACGCGATGAAGAACCTGCTGTCCCTCGTCGTCAACGTCGTCGCGGCGGTCTCCTACACGCTCGTCGGCTTCGACCGCGTCCTGTGGGAGGCGGTGCTCGTCATCGCCGTCGGCTCGCTGCTCGGCGGCCTCCTCGGTGCGGCGGTCGGACGGCGGCTGCCGCCGGTCGTGCTGCGGGCGACGATCGTCGTCCTCGGCCTCGTGGCCCTCGTGTTCCTGGTGCTGCCGTGA
- a CDS encoding TrmH family RNA methyltransferase, with translation MSASGADVAVPDGLVVDHVEDPADPRLGDYTDLTDVALRRRREPAEGLYMAESSTVLERALRVGHRPRSVLLAPRWLPEVLPLLAAHDVGRRPGEAPVPVHVAEEPALRAITGFHLHRGALAAMQRPVLPPLAEVLEGARRVAVLEDVVDHTNVGAVFRSAAALGVDAVLVTPRCADPLYRRSVRVSMGTVFQVPWTRLDPWPGGLDLLRDLGFTVAALALSDDSVSLDDLAADPPERLALVLGTEGDGLSRAAVAGSDVVVRIPMAGGVDSLNVAAAGAVAFWALRAR, from the coding sequence GTGAGCGCCTCCGGGGCCGACGTCGCCGTGCCCGACGGCCTCGTCGTCGACCACGTCGAGGACCCGGCCGACCCCCGCCTCGGCGACTACACCGACCTCACCGACGTGGCTCTGCGCCGTCGTCGGGAACCCGCCGAGGGCCTGTACATGGCGGAGTCGAGCACCGTCCTCGAGCGGGCGCTGCGGGTCGGGCACCGGCCGCGCTCGGTCCTCCTCGCCCCGCGCTGGCTGCCCGAGGTGCTGCCGCTGCTCGCCGCGCACGACGTCGGCCGCCGTCCCGGCGAGGCGCCCGTCCCCGTCCACGTGGCCGAGGAGCCGGCGCTGCGCGCCATCACGGGCTTCCACCTCCACCGCGGGGCGCTCGCGGCCATGCAGCGCCCGGTGCTGCCGCCGCTCGCGGAGGTGCTCGAGGGCGCCCGCCGCGTCGCGGTGCTCGAGGACGTCGTGGACCACACCAACGTCGGCGCCGTCTTCCGCTCCGCGGCGGCCCTCGGCGTCGACGCGGTCCTCGTGACGCCACGCTGCGCCGACCCGCTGTACCGGCGCTCCGTGCGGGTGTCCATGGGCACGGTCTTCCAGGTGCCGTGGACGCGGCTGGACCCGTGGCCCGGGGGGCTCGACCTGCTGCGCGACCTCGGCTTCACGGTGGCGGCCCTCGCGCTGAGCGACGACAGCGTCTCCCTCGACGACCTCGCGGCCGACCCGCCGGAGCGCCTGGCCCTCGTCCTGGGGACCGAGGGGGACGGGCTGTCGCGCGCGGCCGTCGCGGGCAGCGACGTCGTCGTCCGCATCCCCAT
- the glgA gene encoding glycogen synthase — protein sequence MRVDLLTREYPPEVYGGAGVHVAELARALRPLADVRVQCFGAPRDEPGVTAHPEPATLEGANAALRTLGVDLSMAAATAGTDLVHSHTWYANVAGVLAARLHGVPHVVTAHSLEPLRPWKAEQLGGGYAVSSWAEHQAMTTADAVVAVSAGMRADILRSYPEVDPARVHVVHNGIDAADWRRDDSDAAREHVRTLGMDPDRPSVVFVGRITRQKGLPHLLRAAAALPPEVQLVLCAGAPDTPEIAAEVDGLTAELAQQRDGVVRIDRMLPRAELCQVLSLATVFVCPSVYEPLGIVNLEAMACGTAVVGTATGGIPEVVDDGRTGWLVPIEQVDDGTGAPVDPERFAADLAAVLTEATSDPAEARRRGEAGRERAVAEFSWDAIGERTLEVYRSVLGG from the coding sequence CTGCGCGTGGACCTCCTCACCCGTGAGTACCCGCCGGAGGTCTACGGGGGCGCGGGCGTCCACGTCGCCGAGCTCGCGCGGGCCCTCCGGCCGCTCGCCGACGTCCGGGTGCAGTGCTTCGGCGCCCCGCGCGACGAGCCGGGCGTCACGGCCCACCCGGAACCGGCGACGCTCGAGGGCGCCAACGCCGCCCTGCGCACGCTGGGCGTCGACCTGTCGATGGCGGCCGCGACGGCCGGCACCGACCTCGTCCACAGCCACACCTGGTACGCCAACGTGGCCGGCGTCCTCGCGGCCCGGCTGCACGGCGTGCCGCACGTCGTCACCGCCCACAGCCTCGAGCCGCTGCGGCCCTGGAAGGCCGAGCAGCTGGGCGGCGGGTACGCCGTCTCCTCGTGGGCCGAGCACCAGGCCATGACGACGGCGGACGCCGTCGTGGCCGTCAGCGCCGGCATGCGCGCCGACATCCTCCGCAGCTACCCCGAGGTCGACCCCGCGCGGGTCCACGTCGTGCACAACGGGATCGACGCGGCGGACTGGCGACGGGACGACTCCGACGCCGCCCGCGAGCACGTCCGCACCCTCGGCATGGACCCGGACCGGCCGAGCGTCGTCTTCGTCGGCCGCATCACCCGCCAGAAGGGCCTGCCGCACCTGCTCCGGGCCGCCGCGGCGCTGCCCCCCGAGGTCCAGCTCGTCCTCTGCGCGGGCGCCCCGGACACGCCGGAGATCGCCGCCGAGGTGGACGGGCTCACGGCCGAGCTCGCGCAGCAGCGCGACGGCGTCGTGCGGATCGACCGCATGCTGCCGCGGGCCGAGCTCTGCCAGGTGCTGTCGCTCGCGACCGTCTTCGTGTGCCCGTCGGTCTACGAGCCGCTCGGCATCGTCAACCTCGAGGCGATGGCCTGCGGCACGGCGGTCGTCGGCACGGCGACCGGTGGCATCCCCGAGGTCGTCGACGACGGCCGCACCGGCTGGCTCGTGCCGATCGAGCAGGTCGACGACGGCACGGGGGCGCCCGTGGACCCCGAGCGCTTCGCCGCGGACCTCGCCGCCGTCCTCACCGAGGCGACCTCCGACCCGGCCGAGGCGCGCCGCCGCGGCGAGGCCGGCCGCGAGCGGGCCGTCGCCGAGTTCAGCTGGGACGCCATCGGCGAGCGGACGCTCGAGGTCTACCGGTCGGTGCTCGGGGGCTGA
- a CDS encoding ABC transporter ATP-binding protein, which produces MSEASRPTPARPAAGPRGDALPTTKGTPDEPVLDLDGVTVVRDGRALLEDVSWAVGADERWVVLGPNGAGKTTLLQIAGARLFPTRGRAEVLGEELGAVDVFELRPRIGLSSAALAERVPPAEKVVDVVLTAAYGMVGRWREEYEGPDHARALELLDALGVGGLDRRTYGTLSEGERKRVQLARALMADPELVLLDEPAAGMDLGGREDLVRRLSGLVADPAAPAVVLVTHHVEEVPPGITHGLLLREGRVVAQGPLEDVLTPAALGATFGLALRVERSGGRWAARAA; this is translated from the coding sequence ATGAGCGAGGCCAGCCGTCCGACGCCCGCACGCCCGGCGGCAGGCCCCCGCGGCGACGCCCTCCCGACGACGAAGGGCACGCCCGACGAGCCCGTCCTCGACCTCGACGGCGTCACGGTCGTCCGCGACGGCCGGGCCCTGCTCGAGGACGTCTCCTGGGCCGTCGGCGCCGACGAGCGATGGGTCGTCCTCGGCCCGAACGGCGCGGGCAAGACGACGCTCCTCCAGATCGCCGGCGCCCGGCTCTTCCCCACCCGCGGCCGCGCCGAGGTGCTGGGCGAGGAGCTGGGCGCCGTCGACGTCTTCGAGCTCCGCCCGCGCATCGGCCTGTCGAGCGCCGCTCTCGCGGAGCGGGTCCCGCCCGCCGAGAAGGTCGTCGACGTCGTCCTCACCGCCGCCTACGGCATGGTCGGCCGCTGGCGCGAGGAGTACGAGGGGCCCGACCACGCCCGCGCGCTGGAGCTCCTCGACGCCCTCGGCGTGGGCGGCCTCGACCGCCGCACCTACGGCACGCTCTCCGAGGGGGAGCGCAAGCGCGTCCAGCTGGCCCGCGCGCTCATGGCGGACCCCGAGCTGGTCCTCCTCGACGAGCCCGCCGCGGGCATGGACCTCGGCGGCCGCGAGGACCTCGTCCGCCGCCTGTCCGGCCTCGTCGCCGACCCGGCCGCGCCCGCCGTCGTCCTCGTCACGCACCACGTCGAGGAGGTGCCGCCCGGCATCACCCACGGGCTCCTGCTGCGCGAGGGGCGGGTCGTGGCCCAGGGCCCGCTCGAGGACGTCCTCACCCCCGCGGCGCTCGGCGCGACCTTCGGCCTGGCCCTGCGCGTCGAGCGGTCCGGCGGCCGCTGGGCGGCGCGGGCCGCGTGA